A region of Sphingomonas crusticola DNA encodes the following proteins:
- a CDS encoding ribonuclease J: MNVNLYGCDGKWVMVDLGLTFADPAYPGIDLILPDLEFIERNRDNLLGIVLTHGHEDHIGAIPYLAADLGVPLFATPFTAGLIQGKLDEEGIASQVELNIVERGGSVRLGPFNFTYVPLAHSIPEGNGLLIETPYGNIFHTGDWKLDEQPLVGAPATPAELSAIGDAGVLALVCDSTNVFNDAASGSEASVREGLAGVVSAVEGRVLVTTFASNAARVQTLGQVARDCGRQLCVAGRSLDRIIKVAKSVGYLQDFPPIIDFDAAMKLPAHEVMIVATGGQGEARAALGRIAFDSHQLKLSEGDTVVFSSKQIPGNEMAIGRIQNALATKGVIMITERQAHVHVSGHPGRPELALMYQWMRPEIILPVHGEMRHLAEQDRFARSQGVPRGIVQVNGEVVRLAPNGPKKIGNERAGRLILDGDVILPADGSTMNERRRISANGVIAVTVALDQNNRLRGEPAVALQGIPVEEDRDDFLDDARDAAAAAVKGNKKDEAGLREAIRLSVRRVATTWTGKKPVVEVSLIQV; encoded by the coding sequence ATGAACGTCAATCTCTACGGTTGCGACGGTAAATGGGTCATGGTCGATCTCGGCCTGACCTTTGCAGATCCGGCTTATCCGGGCATCGATCTCATCCTGCCCGACCTCGAATTCATCGAGCGGAACCGCGACAACCTGCTCGGCATCGTGCTCACCCACGGCCATGAGGATCATATCGGCGCGATCCCCTATCTCGCCGCCGATCTCGGTGTGCCGCTGTTCGCCACGCCATTCACCGCCGGCCTGATCCAGGGCAAACTCGACGAAGAGGGCATAGCGTCCCAGGTCGAACTCAACATTGTCGAGCGCGGCGGCAGCGTCCGGCTCGGACCGTTCAACTTCACCTATGTGCCACTCGCCCATTCGATCCCGGAAGGTAACGGCTTGCTGATCGAGACCCCGTACGGCAACATCTTTCATACCGGCGACTGGAAGCTGGACGAGCAGCCTTTGGTCGGCGCGCCCGCTACCCCGGCCGAATTGAGCGCGATTGGCGATGCCGGCGTGCTCGCGTTGGTCTGCGATTCAACCAATGTCTTCAACGATGCCGCGTCCGGCTCCGAAGCGTCCGTGCGCGAAGGCCTCGCGGGCGTCGTCAGCGCGGTCGAGGGGCGCGTGCTCGTCACTACCTTTGCGTCCAACGCCGCGCGCGTCCAGACGCTCGGCCAGGTCGCGCGCGATTGCGGCCGCCAGCTCTGCGTCGCGGGCCGTTCGCTCGATCGCATCATCAAGGTCGCCAAGAGCGTCGGCTATCTCCAGGATTTCCCGCCGATCATCGATTTCGACGCGGCGATGAAATTGCCCGCGCACGAAGTGATGATCGTCGCCACCGGCGGCCAGGGCGAGGCCCGCGCCGCACTCGGCCGGATCGCCTTCGACAGCCACCAGCTCAAACTGTCCGAAGGCGACACCGTCGTCTTCTCGTCCAAGCAGATACCCGGCAACGAAATGGCGATTGGCCGCATCCAGAATGCGCTCGCCACCAAAGGCGTGATCATGATCACCGAGCGCCAGGCGCATGTCCACGTCTCCGGCCATCCCGGCCGACCCGAGCTGGCGCTGATGTATCAGTGGATGCGTCCGGAAATCATTCTGCCGGTCCATGGCGAGATGCGCCACCTGGCCGAGCAGGACCGCTTCGCACGCTCGCAGGGCGTGCCCCGGGGCATCGTTCAGGTCAATGGCGAGGTCGTCCGGCTCGCGCCCAACGGGCCGAAGAAGATCGGCAACGAGCGCGCGGGACGGCTGATCCTCGACGGCGACGTCATCCTGCCCGCCGACGGTTCCACCATGAACGAGCGCCGCCGCATCTCCGCCAATGGCGTGATCGCGGTGACGGTCGCGCTCGACCAGAATAACCGCCTGCGCGGTGAGCCCGCCGTCGCGCTGCAGGGCATTCCGGTAGAAGAGGATCGCGACGATTTCCTGGACGATGCGCGCGATGCCGCGGCGGCCGCGGTCAAGGGCAACAAGAAAGACGAAGCCGGCCTGCGCGAGGCGATCCGCCTGAGCGTGCGCCGCGTTGCCACGACCTGGACCGGCAAGAAGCCGGTCGTCGAAGTCAGCCTGATCCAGGTATGA
- a CDS encoding phage holin family protein has product MLPNAVGEPESLRELAARVIDNGKAYVRAEVTLAKTTVTTKAAQAGPAAGLIVVAIVLVQAAATILAASLGLLLARWLGLAGGFAVAALVVLLVAGLLGWTAVKRIKGIVK; this is encoded by the coding sequence ATGCTGCCGAACGCCGTCGGGGAGCCCGAGTCGCTCCGCGAACTCGCCGCGCGCGTAATCGACAATGGGAAGGCCTATGTCCGGGCGGAAGTGACGCTCGCCAAAACGACGGTCACGACCAAGGCGGCCCAGGCCGGCCCAGCGGCGGGGCTGATCGTCGTCGCAATCGTGCTGGTCCAGGCGGCGGCGACAATATTGGCCGCGTCACTGGGGCTGTTGCTGGCGCGCTGGCTTGGGTTGGCCGGCGGCTTCGCGGTGGCAGCTTTGGTGGTGCTGCTGGTCGCGGGGCTGCTCGGCTGGACGGCGGTGAAACGGATCAAGGGCATAGTGAAATGA
- a CDS encoding energy transducer TonB, with protein MHALRLGSSLFSVLAVSVAAQLPSTGSSLPKAHLPQPTPIWFTFDDYPRDAVIQRMQGSVGFRLILGTDGLVRDCIIAQSSGHDLLDQETCSILRRRAKLDPPRNDAGQPQVSQYDGRITWHLPSGPVKLPEPYRTVGIEVRNAQPVCWIDWNGARRDLSAKVCARMVSELPETTAFPVKLNVSATPKELGF; from the coding sequence ATGCACGCTTTGCGGTTGGGAAGTTCACTATTCTCCGTTCTCGCGGTTTCCGTAGCCGCACAATTGCCGAGCACGGGCAGCAGCTTGCCTAAGGCGCATCTGCCTCAGCCCACCCCTATTTGGTTTACGTTCGACGACTACCCGCGCGACGCTGTAATTCAGAGGATGCAGGGGAGCGTAGGGTTTAGGCTGATACTCGGCACGGACGGCTTGGTCCGCGACTGCATTATTGCGCAATCGAGCGGACATGACTTACTCGATCAGGAGACCTGCTCTATCCTTCGCCGTCGCGCCAAACTGGATCCGCCACGGAATGATGCAGGGCAGCCGCAGGTCTCTCAATATGACGGAAGAATAACTTGGCATTTGCCCTCTGGGCCAGTGAAGCTTCCCGAGCCTTATCGCACTGTGGGAATTGAAGTGCGTAACGCACAGCCCGTTTGCTGGATCGATTGGAATGGAGCACGTCGCGATCTAAGTGCGAAAGTTTGCGCACGAATGGTGTCAGAATTGCCTGAAACCACGGCCTTTCCGGTCAAGCTCAACGTATCTGCGACGCCTAAGGAGCTCGGTTTTTAG
- a CDS encoding pyruvate dehydrogenase complex E1 component subunit beta, whose protein sequence is MPIEIKMPALSPTMEEGTLAKWLVKEGDTVKSGDVLAEIETDKATMEFESIDEGTVAKIVVPEGTDGVKVGAIIALIAGEGEAEADRSAGDTSQPTTAAAPAPQAQPVEQPSDQKTEPEGESRSEEAPKRMETAARALVADVADTHEDPEVPEGTELVRTTVRDALRDAMAEEMRKDDRVFVMGEEVAEYQGAYKVTQGLLDEFGATRVIDTPITEYGFAGIGTGAAMAGLRPIVEFMTFNFAMQAIDHIINSAAKTNYMSGGQMRCPIVFRGPNGAAARVAAQHSQNYGPWYASVPGLIVIAPYSAADAKGLLKAAIRSNDPVVFLENELLYGQSFDVPKLDDYVLPIGKARVAKKGKDVTLVSYTIGVGVALEAAKLLAEDGIDAEVIDLRTLRPLDTATVLASLRKTNRMVVVEEGWPTCSIASEIAAVAMEQGFDDLDAPVLRVTNVDVPLPYAANLEKMALITADQVVAAAKKVCYR, encoded by the coding sequence ATGCCCATTGAAATCAAGATGCCCGCGCTCTCGCCGACGATGGAGGAGGGCACGCTCGCCAAATGGCTGGTCAAGGAGGGCGATACGGTGAAATCCGGCGACGTCCTCGCTGAGATCGAGACCGACAAGGCGACGATGGAATTCGAGTCCATCGATGAAGGCACCGTCGCCAAGATCGTGGTGCCGGAAGGCACGGACGGCGTGAAGGTCGGCGCTATTATCGCATTGATCGCGGGCGAGGGTGAGGCGGAGGCGGACCGGAGCGCCGGGGACACTTCCCAGCCGACGACGGCCGCCGCGCCCGCCCCGCAGGCGCAGCCGGTCGAACAGCCGAGCGACCAGAAGACGGAGCCCGAGGGCGAGAGCCGCTCTGAGGAAGCGCCCAAGCGCATGGAGACGGCCGCGCGCGCGCTGGTCGCCGACGTCGCCGACACGCACGAGGATCCCGAAGTGCCGGAAGGCACCGAGCTGGTCCGCACCACCGTCCGCGACGCCTTGCGCGACGCCATGGCGGAGGAGATGCGCAAGGACGACCGCGTATTCGTGATGGGCGAGGAAGTCGCCGAATATCAGGGCGCCTATAAGGTCACCCAAGGCCTGCTCGACGAGTTCGGCGCAACCCGCGTGATCGACACACCGATCACTGAATATGGCTTTGCCGGCATCGGCACGGGCGCGGCGATGGCGGGCCTCAGGCCCATCGTCGAGTTCATGACCTTCAACTTCGCGATGCAGGCGATCGATCACATCATCAATTCGGCCGCCAAGACCAACTATATGTCGGGTGGGCAGATGCGCTGTCCGATCGTGTTCCGCGGTCCCAACGGCGCCGCCGCCCGTGTCGCCGCCCAGCACAGCCAGAATTACGGGCCGTGGTATGCGAGCGTGCCGGGCCTGATTGTGATCGCGCCTTACTCGGCGGCCGACGCCAAGGGCCTCTTGAAGGCGGCGATCCGCTCCAACGACCCGGTCGTCTTCCTTGAGAACGAATTGCTCTACGGCCAGTCGTTCGATGTGCCCAAGCTCGATGATTATGTCCTGCCGATCGGCAAGGCGCGCGTCGCCAAGAAAGGCAAGGACGTAACGCTCGTCAGCTACACGATCGGCGTCGGTGTCGCGCTCGAAGCCGCTAAATTGCTAGCGGAAGACGGCATCGATGCCGAGGTGATCGATCTGCGCACGTTGCGCCCGCTCGACACCGCGACCGTGCTGGCTTCGCTCAGGAAGACCAACCGCATGGTGGTAGTCGAGGAAGGCTGGCCGACCTGCTCGATCGCGTCCGAGATCGCGGCGGTGGCGATGGAGCAGGGCTTCGATGATCTCGACGCGCCGGTGCTGCGCGTCACCAATGTCGACGTGCCGCTGCCTTACGCCGCCAACCTCGAAAAGATGGCCCTAATCACCGCCGATCAGGTCGTCGCTGCGGCGAAAAAGGTCTGCTACCGCTGA
- the pdhA gene encoding pyruvate dehydrogenase (acetyl-transferring) E1 component subunit alpha, which yields MARAEKSVAPVAPAAPPATPNRERPPEPRPYDASKEELLEFYRQMLLIRRFEEKAGQLYGLGLIGGFCHLYIGQEAVAVGLQSALKVGRDSVVTGYRDHGHMLAYGIDPNVIMAELTGRQAGISKGKGGSMHMFSVEHGFYGGHGIVGAQVSIGAGLAFKHKYANDGGVALVYFGDGAANQGQVYESFNMAELWKLPVIFVIENNQYAMGTSVNRASAEDQLYKRGESFRIPGIQVDGMDVLAVRGAAETALEWVQAGKGPVLLELKTYRYRGHSMSDPAKYRSREEVQSVRDKSDPIDHLARILAEKGVSEDQLKSLDKDIRKIVADSAAFAEESPEPEASELYTDVLVDTY from the coding sequence TTGGCCCGAGCAGAAAAATCCGTCGCGCCCGTCGCCCCGGCAGCGCCGCCCGCGACGCCCAATCGCGAACGCCCCCCCGAGCCGAGGCCTTATGATGCGTCGAAGGAGGAGCTGCTCGAATTTTATCGCCAGATGCTGCTCATCCGCCGTTTCGAGGAAAAAGCAGGGCAGCTTTACGGGCTCGGCCTGATCGGCGGCTTCTGCCACCTTTATATCGGCCAGGAAGCGGTCGCGGTCGGCCTGCAGTCGGCGCTGAAGGTCGGTCGTGACTCGGTCGTCACCGGCTATCGTGACCATGGCCACATGCTCGCTTACGGCATCGATCCGAACGTCATCATGGCGGAACTGACGGGTCGCCAGGCCGGAATCTCCAAGGGCAAGGGCGGCTCGATGCACATGTTCTCGGTCGAACATGGCTTCTACGGCGGCCACGGTATCGTCGGCGCGCAGGTGTCGATCGGCGCGGGCCTCGCCTTCAAGCATAAATATGCCAATGATGGTGGCGTGGCTCTTGTCTATTTCGGCGATGGCGCGGCCAATCAGGGCCAGGTCTACGAAAGCTTCAACATGGCGGAGCTGTGGAAGCTGCCCGTCATCTTCGTGATTGAGAATAATCAATACGCTATGGGCACGAGCGTGAACCGCGCCTCGGCCGAGGACCAGCTCTACAAGCGGGGCGAAAGCTTCCGCATTCCCGGTATCCAGGTCGATGGCATGGATGTGCTGGCGGTGCGCGGCGCGGCCGAGACCGCGCTGGAATGGGTCCAGGCCGGCAAGGGCCCGGTTTTGCTGGAGCTCAAGACTTACCGCTATCGCGGTCATTCGATGTCGGATCCGGCTAAATATCGTTCGCGTGAAGAAGTTCAGTCGGTCCGGGACAAGAGCGATCCGATTGATCATCTCGCCCGCATCCTTGCCGAAAAGGGCGTGAGCGAGGATCAGCTCAAGTCGCTCGACAAGGATATCCGCAAGATCGTCGCCGACAGCGCCGCCTTCGCCGAGGAATCGCCCGAACCGGAAGCTTCCGAACTTTACACCGACGTCCTCGTCGACACTTATTGA
- a CDS encoding RBBP9/YdeN family alpha/beta hydrolase codes for MIDGELGLSPLCLIVPGLGNSGPGHWQTIWEAERHDCLRVQLGVWDDPIRNVWISRIDQAVGAAQGPVVLVGHSLGCHAILWWASLLAEDVSGNVVGALLVAPPDVDRPGTDPRVERFAPAPKTILPFPVTVVASSNDSWCDAARSAELAASWGAHHVLLDSAGHINAESGLGDWREGQELLERILDVRPRTTGARGWRGLKSSKSDSRFAHR; via the coding sequence ATGATCGACGGCGAGCTCGGCCTTTCTCCCCTGTGCCTGATCGTGCCCGGATTGGGTAATTCGGGGCCGGGCCATTGGCAGACGATCTGGGAAGCCGAACGCCACGATTGCCTGCGCGTCCAACTCGGTGTTTGGGACGATCCGATCCGCAATGTCTGGATCAGCCGCATCGATCAGGCCGTCGGCGCAGCGCAGGGGCCCGTCGTGCTCGTCGGCCACAGCCTTGGCTGCCATGCGATCCTGTGGTGGGCGAGTTTGTTGGCCGAGGATGTCAGCGGCAATGTCGTCGGCGCTTTGCTGGTGGCACCGCCGGATGTCGACCGTCCGGGCACCGATCCGCGGGTCGAACGCTTTGCGCCGGCACCCAAGACTATTTTGCCGTTTCCCGTAACCGTGGTCGCCAGCAGCAACGATAGCTGGTGCGATGCCGCGCGTTCCGCCGAACTGGCGGCCTCTTGGGGTGCGCATCACGTGCTGCTCGATAGCGCCGGGCACATCAATGCCGAGTCGGGCCTTGGCGATTGGCGTGAGGGCCAGGAATTGCTGGAGCGCATTCTCGACGTCCGCCCCCGCACCACCGGTGCGCGCGGCTGGCGCGGGCTGAAGTCGTCAAAGTCGGATTCGCGTTTCGCGCACCGTTGA
- a CDS encoding UBP-type zinc finger domain-containing protein, with protein sequence MADPCAHYHTIVTVVPSADGCEECLKSGSWWVHLRLCRTCGHVGCCDESPNRHATKHFHATAHPIIEGYDPPEGWGWCYIDEVDFDLRDRMTPHPRPIPRFI encoded by the coding sequence ATGGCGGATCCTTGCGCGCATTATCACACGATCGTTACCGTCGTACCGAGCGCGGACGGTTGCGAGGAGTGCCTCAAGTCCGGCTCCTGGTGGGTCCACCTGCGCCTGTGCCGCACCTGCGGTCATGTCGGCTGCTGTGATGAATCGCCAAATCGACATGCTACCAAGCATTTCCATGCTACGGCTCACCCGATCATCGAAGGCTATGATCCACCGGAGGGCTGGGGCTGGTGCTATATCGATGAGGTGGATTTCGACCTGCGCGACCGGATGACGCCGCATCCCCGGCCGATTCCGCGCTTCATCTAG
- a CDS encoding DUF1467 family protein — MRLSSIIALYPLFWALSFFFVLPFRLRADGQENRVPGQFEGAPPSFSFWRTAKWTTLVAAVLFGLYYANYVYQWLPVQSFNLVPDRVLEGG; from the coding sequence ATGCGCCTGAGCTCGATCATCGCGCTCTATCCGCTGTTCTGGGCGCTGAGCTTCTTCTTCGTCCTGCCTTTCCGCCTGCGCGCGGACGGGCAGGAAAACCGCGTCCCCGGCCAGTTCGAAGGCGCGCCACCCAGCTTCAGCTTCTGGCGCACCGCCAAATGGACGACGCTGGTCGCGGCCGTGCTGTTTGGCCTCTATTACGCCAATTACGTCTATCAATGGCTGCCGGTGCAGAGCTTCAACCTCGTGCCGGATCGGGTGCTCGAGGGCGGCTGA
- a CDS encoding EF-hand domain-containing protein → MWRYWVGAVVALVLLVGGVLWWRSTAVAQHGISHAATASASPDADDEPMPATPAASEKTREEKRFSRSDHDKNGAISRDEFLAARHRNFAKLDVNNDGRLTFDEYAVKAEEKFGKADADKSGSLNPAEFATTRVARKAKAACACQPKGDDGD, encoded by the coding sequence ATGTGGCGCTATTGGGTCGGAGCGGTGGTAGCCTTAGTGCTGTTGGTCGGCGGCGTCCTATGGTGGCGCAGCACGGCGGTTGCCCAACATGGGATCTCGCACGCGGCGACCGCCAGCGCTTCGCCGGACGCGGACGACGAACCAATGCCGGCTACGCCCGCCGCCAGTGAAAAGACCCGCGAGGAGAAACGCTTCTCGCGTAGCGATCATGACAAGAATGGCGCCATCAGCCGCGACGAATTCCTCGCCGCCCGCCACCGCAACTTCGCCAAGCTCGATGTCAACAATGACGGCCGGCTGACTTTCGACGAATATGCAGTCAAGGCCGAGGAGAAGTTTGGTAAGGCGGACGCCGACAAATCGGGCTCGCTCAATCCGGCCGAGTTCGCGACCACCCGCGTCGCGCGCAAGGCCAAGGCGGCCTGCGCCTGCCAGCCGAAGGGCGACGATGGCGACTGA
- a CDS encoding GNAT family N-acetyltransferase has translation MATDAGWRIVPGDLADPHIIALLQTHVATATADMPRESCHALDVGGLQKPELTFWAVWEGDSLLGVGALKDLGDGEGEVKSMHVAAAARGRGVGSAIVAHILATARARGYRRLYLETGGIPYFAPARALYAAHGFVECAAYRGYVPDPNSVFMTLELRV, from the coding sequence ATGGCGACTGACGCGGGCTGGCGGATCGTCCCGGGCGACCTCGCCGATCCGCATATTATCGCACTGCTGCAAACCCACGTCGCGACCGCCACCGCCGATATGCCGCGCGAGAGCTGCCATGCGCTCGATGTGGGGGGCCTGCAAAAGCCCGAGCTGACCTTCTGGGCAGTATGGGAAGGCGACAGCCTGCTCGGCGTCGGCGCGCTCAAGGATCTCGGTGACGGGGAGGGCGAGGTGAAATCGATGCATGTCGCCGCAGCGGCGCGAGGTCGCGGCGTCGGTTCTGCCATCGTCGCGCACATCCTCGCCACCGCCCGCGCGCGTGGCTATCGGCGGCTCTATCTCGAGACCGGCGGCATCCCCTATTTCGCGCCGGCCCGCGCGCTTTATGCGGCGCATGGCTTCGTCGAATGCGCCGCCTATCGCGGCTATGTGCCCGATCCCAACAGCGTGTTTATGACACTCGAGCTTAGGGTATAG
- a CDS encoding DUF3618 domain-containing protein codes for MSETDVARARADVALARERLLGSAHALQSRLKPAALASDAWESARDAGETAATRTARAIGQRPVAASAAAIGVAALIARKPLARLFARLRGKISDGDRDE; via the coding sequence ATGAGTGAGACGGATGTCGCCCGCGCCCGCGCCGATGTGGCGCTTGCCCGCGAGCGTCTGTTGGGGTCGGCCCATGCGCTGCAATCGCGGCTGAAGCCGGCGGCACTGGCCAGCGACGCGTGGGAGAGCGCGCGCGACGCGGGTGAAACCGCCGCGACGCGCACCGCGCGCGCAATAGGCCAACGGCCGGTCGCAGCTTCTGCAGCCGCGATCGGGGTTGCTGCGTTGATCGCCCGTAAACCGCTTGCACGGCTGTTCGCCCGGCTGCGCGGCAAGATCAGTGATGGAGATAGAGATGAGTAA
- a CDS encoding squalene/phytoene synthase family protein — protein MPTELDHIADPERALAIAYAPAATRAALTALFQLDERFGQIVSSTTEPMIGLMRLAWWREALEKLNPDSAPAEPLLRALATTALPHGVTGAALAAIEDGWSALIDGDESELLIPRHGRERGRNLFAAAAAILGAADDRLPAAGEVWALADLGFHHSRPAVRDAALARARELARDVPSRTWPPAARPLAALFVLAEHDSRLGGRVQGSPARLLRILALRITGR, from the coding sequence GTGCCCACTGAACTCGACCATATCGCCGACCCCGAACGTGCGCTCGCTATCGCCTACGCGCCCGCCGCCACGCGCGCCGCGCTGACCGCCTTGTTCCAGCTGGACGAGCGCTTCGGCCAGATCGTTTCTTCCACGACCGAGCCGATGATCGGCCTGATGCGCCTTGCCTGGTGGCGCGAGGCGCTGGAAAAGCTGAATCCCGACAGCGCGCCCGCCGAACCGCTGCTGCGGGCACTCGCGACGACAGCATTGCCGCACGGCGTGACGGGGGCGGCACTGGCCGCGATCGAGGACGGCTGGTCCGCATTGATCGACGGGGACGAAAGCGAACTCCTTATTCCGCGACATGGGCGGGAGCGAGGTCGCAACCTGTTCGCGGCGGCGGCAGCGATCCTCGGCGCCGCAGATGATCGCTTGCCCGCGGCAGGAGAAGTGTGGGCGCTGGCCGATCTTGGCTTCCATCATTCCCGGCCCGCGGTGCGCGATGCCGCACTGGCGCGCGCCCGCGAGCTTGCCCGCGACGTTCCCTCCCGGACCTGGCCTCCCGCCGCTCGCCCGCTCGCCGCCCTGTTCGTGCTGGCGGAGCACGACAGCAGGCTCGGCGGCCGCGTACAGGGCAGTCCGGCTCGATTGCTACGAATACTGGCGCTACGAATTACGGGGCGTTAG
- the eno gene encoding phosphopyruvate hydratase, with the protein MTAIVDVHARTVIDSRGNPTVEVDVTLEDGSFGRAAVPSGASTGTREAVERRDGDKGRWGGKGVDDAVEAVNGEIAEAVEGLEAEDQGEVDGIMIELDGTENKGRLGANGILGVSLAVAKAAAEARGLPLYRYVGGVSAHLLPVPMMNIINGGAHADNPIDFQEFMIVPIGSDSLIEAVRCGTEIFHTLKKKLHDQGLATAVGDEGGFAPNLASPAEALDFIMSSIEAAGYTPGEDVGIALDCAASEFFKGGFYDLEGEGRKLSPEEMVDYLAELAGRYPIVSIEDGMAEQDWDGWKLLTDRLGATCQLVGDDIFVTNPRILAEGIEKGVANSLLVKVNQIGTLSETLEAVSMAQRAGYTAVMSHRSGETEDSTIADLAVATNCGQIKTGSLARSDRLAKYNQLIRIEEELGAVARYAGRSAIKR; encoded by the coding sequence ATGACCGCGATCGTCGACGTCCACGCCCGTACCGTGATCGACAGTCGCGGCAATCCGACGGTCGAGGTCGACGTCACGCTGGAGGATGGCAGCTTCGGCCGCGCGGCGGTGCCTTCGGGCGCATCAACCGGCACGCGCGAGGCCGTCGAGCGCCGCGACGGCGACAAGGGCCGCTGGGGCGGCAAAGGCGTCGACGATGCGGTCGAGGCGGTCAACGGCGAGATCGCCGAGGCGGTCGAGGGACTGGAAGCCGAGGACCAGGGCGAGGTCGACGGCATCATGATCGAGCTCGACGGCACCGAAAATAAGGGGCGGCTCGGCGCCAACGGCATTCTCGGCGTCAGCCTCGCGGTCGCCAAGGCGGCGGCGGAAGCGCGCGGCTTGCCGCTCTACCGTTATGTCGGCGGCGTCTCGGCACATCTCCTGCCGGTACCGATGATGAACATCATCAATGGCGGCGCCCATGCCGACAATCCGATCGACTTCCAGGAATTCATGATCGTGCCGATCGGCAGCGACAGCCTGATCGAGGCGGTGCGCTGCGGCACCGAGATTTTCCACACGCTCAAGAAGAAGCTGCACGATCAGGGGCTGGCGACCGCGGTCGGCGACGAAGGCGGCTTCGCGCCGAACCTGGCAAGCCCGGCCGAAGCGCTCGATTTCATTATGAGCTCGATCGAAGCCGCCGGTTACACGCCGGGTGAGGATGTCGGCATCGCGCTCGATTGCGCGGCCAGCGAATTCTTCAAGGGCGGCTTCTACGATCTGGAAGGCGAGGGGCGGAAGCTCTCGCCCGAAGAGATGGTGGATTATCTCGCCGAGCTCGCCGGAAGGTATCCGATTGTGTCGATCGAAGACGGCATGGCCGAGCAGGATTGGGACGGGTGGAAGCTGCTGACCGATCGACTCGGCGCGACCTGCCAGCTGGTCGGCGACGATATTTTCGTCACCAACCCCCGCATCCTGGCCGAAGGCATCGAGAAGGGTGTCGCCAACTCGCTGCTGGTCAAGGTCAACCAGATCGGCACGCTAAGCGAAACGCTGGAAGCGGTCAGCATGGCACAGCGCGCCGGCTATACCGCGGTCATGTCGCATCGTTCGGGCGAGACCGAGGATTCGACCATCGCCGATCTCGCCGTCGCCACCAATTGCGGTCAGATCAAGACCGGCAGCCTCGCGCGTTCGGACCGGCTCGCCAAATATAACCAGCTCATCCGCATCGAGGAGGAATTGGGCGCCGTAGCCCGTTATGCCGGGCGAAGCGCGATCAAGCGGTAA
- a CDS encoding MlaC/ttg2D family ABC transporter substrate-binding protein — translation MTKFRSAFAAIAIASGALLPAVFSPAAAAIDTSDPQRFISTFTTDGFLAMRTGNREAAKAKFRALLAQNVAVEQIGTRLIRRWLPTTSPAQQAAYKAALPGYVVGTYADRLFEYSSATVRVIRAQPTAGGGADVFTQVIKPGSQPIAATWSVVKVNGAWKVLNLNVAGINVAMAQAADFDSVIQRQGFDALVRMMKARG, via the coding sequence ATGACCAAATTTCGTAGCGCCTTCGCGGCGATCGCAATCGCCTCGGGCGCGCTGCTTCCGGCCGTGTTCAGCCCGGCGGCGGCGGCGATCGACACCAGCGATCCGCAGCGTTTCATCTCGACCTTCACCACGGACGGCTTCCTGGCGATGCGGACCGGCAATCGCGAGGCGGCCAAGGCCAAGTTTCGTGCCCTGCTGGCCCAGAATGTTGCGGTCGAGCAGATCGGTACCCGCCTGATCCGGCGCTGGCTGCCGACGACCTCGCCTGCACAACAGGCAGCCTATAAGGCGGCACTGCCAGGCTATGTGGTCGGCACCTATGCCGACCGCCTGTTCGAATATTCCAGTGCGACCGTGCGCGTCATCCGCGCGCAGCCGACCGCCGGCGGCGGCGCGGACGTGTTCACGCAGGTGATCAAGCCCGGCTCGCAGCCGATTGCGGCAACCTGGTCGGTGGTGAAGGTCAATGGCGCGTGGAAGGTGCTTAACCTCAATGTCGCCGGCATCAACGTTGCGATGGCGCAGGCCGCCGACTTCGACTCGGTGATCCAGCGCCAGGGCTTCGACGCGCTGGTGCGGATGATGAAGGCGCGCGGCTAA
- a CDS encoding FtsB family cell division protein: MSRRPALNMIRSAFWPTVAVAVIVYFAGAAIVGQNGLFSLAGYRHQRAEHLVTLQSLQAERARLAHHADLLDPRHVDPDFAEEMVRKQTGQIRPDEVILPAN, from the coding sequence ATGTCGCGCCGCCCCGCCCTGAACATGATCCGGTCCGCCTTTTGGCCAACCGTGGCCGTGGCGGTGATCGTTTATTTTGCCGGCGCCGCGATCGTCGGCCAGAATGGGCTGTTTTCGCTTGCGGGTTATCGTCACCAGCGCGCCGAGCATCTCGTCACGCTGCAGTCGCTGCAGGCCGAACGCGCGCGACTGGCGCATCATGCCGATCTGCTCGATCCCCGCCACGTGGACCCGGACTTCGCCGAAGAGATGGTGCGCAAGCAGACCGGTCAGATCCGGCCCGACGAGGTCATCCTCCCCGCCAATTAA